The Rhodanobacter sp. LX-99 genome segment ATTGCCCACCCCATGTCCATGAAGAAGGCCTGAGTATAGGCGAGCCCGTGCCGCTTCGAGCGCTACCGGGCCGCCGGTTGCGGCAGGCGCAGGCTGACCCTGAGGCCGCCGCCTTCGCGGTTGGCCAGCAGCACGCGGCCGCCGTGCGCCTCGGTGATCTCGCGTGCCAGCGCCAGGCCCAGCCCGGTGCCGGAACGCTTGGTCGAATAGAACGGCAGCAGCGCCTGCGCCAGCACCGTCTCGCTCATGCCGGGGCCGCGATCGGCCACCTCGATGCGCAGTTCGTTGCCGACATCCAGGATCGACAGCGTGACCTCGTCGCCCGGCCCGCCCGACTCGTGCGCGTTCTTGATCAGGTTGATCAGCACCTGCTCGATCTGCACCGCATCGAAATGTCCCGGCCGCGCCGGCACCGGCGTCGCCAGGCGGTACTGGCAATGCAGCGCCAGGCCGTCGAGGAACGGCTTCCACTCGATGTCCACCGGCTGCGGCGTGGGCAGCTTGGCGAAGCTGGCGTAGCCGGCGATGAAGCGGTGCAGGTGCAGCGCGCGTTCGCCGATGGTGGCGAACACGCCGGGCAGCCGCTCGACCTGGCCGCGGCGGGCCAGCTCCGCGCCGGAGTGCGCCAGCGAAGTGATCGGCGCCAGCGAATTGTTGAGCTCGTGGCTGATCACCCGGATCACCCGCTTCCAGGTCGCCACCTCCTGCCGCGACAGCTCGCGCGTCATGCGCCGGAACAGGTGCAGCCGGTGCGGCCGGCCCTGCAGCCGGAACGCGCGCTGCGACAGGTGGAAGGTTTCCTCGCTGCCTTCCATCTCCACGCTGAGCAGCGCGTCTTCGCCGCTCTCCACCGCCTTGCGCAGCGCTTCGGGCGCCTCGGTCAGCAACTCGGCGAAGTCCAGCCCGACCAGGGTGCGGCCTTCGTTGAACAGGTGCCGCGAAGCAATGTTCGCGTAGGCCACCTTGCCGATCGCATCGGTCAGCACCAGCGCCACCGGGGTGTTCTGCACCACCGTGTCCAGCAGCAGCTCGCGCTGCACCAGGTGCTGGCGCTGTTCGCGCAGGGTGTGCCCCAGCGCGTTGTGCATGCGGATCAGCTCGCCCAACTCGTCGCGCCGGTCCACCGCGATCGAGAAGCTGAAATCGCCGTCGCGATAACTGGCCACCGCGCCCTCCAGCGCACGCAGCAGGCGGCTCACCGGCGCCATCACCCGGCCGGCCAGCCAGAACGACAGCGGCAGCAGCACGATCACGCTGGCCAGCAGGCCGCCGTAGATGCCCAGCTGCATCGGCGTGCGTATCGACAGCGCCAGGTCCTTGCGCAGCCATACCAGCAGCTGCGGCAGCGGCCACTGGGTGACGCCGGCGTAGATCAGCGCGCCGGCCAGGCCGGCCACGGCCAGCAAAAAGGTCAGGCGCCCCTGCAGCGAATTCAGGCGACGCCACATCGGCTGTTCTCATCGACGGGGGAAAGCCGGCTCTGAGCCTGTGAAAAATCGCGCTTCCTGCGCAATTTTTCAGCCGCGAGTCCGGCGCATGTGTGCATGCCATCCATCGCATGCACCCTGCGGGCCAGCCTGCGGCTGTTCAAGTCCGTTCCTGACGGATTTGTCCGGACTCGCTCACGCGAATCAGGCACGTGCGTGCCCGATTCGCGCCCGGCCATCGGGCAACTGCTCCTGCGTTGCCTCAACATCGGGCATCCATGCCCTCGCCGTGGCCGGACCGAGAGGCTGAAAAATTCACAGCCTCTCAATGGCACCTGGCGTCCATCGGGGTCATCGCGCAGTCGAGCGGCGGCCGTCCACCCACCCAGGCGCGCTCGGTGCCCAGCACCGCGGCACGGTCCATCGGACGCGGCGGCGGCTTGTTCAGCACACCGCCATCG includes the following:
- a CDS encoding ATP-binding protein produces the protein MWRRLNSLQGRLTFLLAVAGLAGALIYAGVTQWPLPQLLVWLRKDLALSIRTPMQLGIYGGLLASVIVLLPLSFWLAGRVMAPVSRLLRALEGAVASYRDGDFSFSIAVDRRDELGELIRMHNALGHTLREQRQHLVQRELLLDTVVQNTPVALVLTDAIGKVAYANIASRHLFNEGRTLVGLDFAELLTEAPEALRKAVESGEDALLSVEMEGSEETFHLSQRAFRLQGRPHRLHLFRRMTRELSRQEVATWKRVIRVISHELNNSLAPITSLAHSGAELARRGQVERLPGVFATIGERALHLHRFIAGYASFAKLPTPQPVDIEWKPFLDGLALHCQYRLATPVPARPGHFDAVQIEQVLINLIKNAHESGGPGDEVTLSILDVGNELRIEVADRGPGMSETVLAQALLPFYSTKRSGTGLGLALAREITEAHGGRVLLANREGGGLRVSLRLPQPAAR